In Anaerolineales bacterium, one DNA window encodes the following:
- a CDS encoding permease → MQTTTSSNRLPRTLILAIAAGILVMVAASMIPAGFFAWLWDRMNVFATVFLGIFVEAVPFLLLGTLASGLVEVFLDRDQMGRWISGRPVAAAVTGAFMGMVFPVCECGVIPLTRRLFHKGLPLSAGIAFLLAAPVLNPIVILSTAAAFGWGQMLFWRIALSFVIAVVTGLIFSVEKEAGNVLRPVLVLSHEHDPASAGSNDPFTAKIRKSLLITADEFFEMGRFLIMGAVFAAALQTFASQSFLLTLGSGPILSVLVMLALAVLLSICSTVDSFVALGFVGTFSFGSVLSFLVFGPMVDIKSVLMYLQVFKRRSVFYIVAIPFMISLLSGLIFNYFQP, encoded by the coding sequence GTGCAAACCACAACAAGCTCCAATCGTCTGCCCCGCACATTGATACTGGCCATTGCCGCCGGCATTCTGGTCATGGTTGCAGCCAGCATGATCCCGGCTGGGTTTTTTGCCTGGCTGTGGGACCGCATGAATGTTTTTGCCACGGTCTTTCTTGGCATCTTCGTGGAGGCGGTCCCGTTTCTTTTGCTGGGGACGCTTGCATCTGGTTTGGTGGAGGTCTTCCTTGACCGAGACCAAATGGGCAGATGGATTTCCGGGCGCCCCGTTGCGGCGGCTGTGACCGGCGCATTTATGGGCATGGTCTTTCCCGTCTGTGAGTGCGGAGTCATCCCTCTCACGCGCAGGCTTTTCCACAAGGGACTCCCGCTTTCGGCGGGCATCGCCTTTTTGCTCGCCGCGCCCGTCTTGAATCCGATTGTCATATTGAGCACGGCGGCGGCGTTTGGCTGGGGGCAGATGCTTTTCTGGCGGATCGCTCTCAGCTTTGTGATCGCCGTCGTAACCGGTCTCATTTTCTCGGTCGAGAAGGAGGCGGGGAACGTATTGCGTCCCGTGCTGGTGCTTTCCCATGAGCATGATCCTGCCTCTGCAGGGTCAAATGATCCATTCACCGCAAAGATTCGCAAATCCTTGTTGATCACTGCGGATGAATTCTTTGAGATGGGGCGTTTCCTGATCATGGGCGCCGTGTTTGCGGCAGCGCTTCAGACCTTTGCCTCACAATCTTTCCTGCTCACGCTCGGGAGCGGACCCATCCTCTCGGTGCTGGTCATGCTGGCACTGGCGGTTTTGCTTTCGATCTGTTCCACCGTCGACTCGTTCGTGGCGCTGGGGTTTGTCGGCACGTTCAGTTTCGGTTCGGTGCTTTCCTTCCTTGTCTTCGGGCCGATGGTGGACATCAAAAGCGTGCTGATGTATCTGCAGGTGTTCAAAAGACGCTCCGTGTTTTATATTGTTGCCATTCCGTTCATGATAAGCCTGCTGTCAGGGCTGATCTTTAATTACTTCCAGCCATAG
- a CDS encoding TIGR03943 family protein has translation MQTRMYRSFQGLLLLGLCIFFASKAANGQLTWYINSRFIPLTIFGIVFLAVLAHTIFAEVKRSRRQDDAHEHDHAPAPVSLWFMLVPLLIGVLIPARPLDSSAFATKGFNTNSPLVSADSSALIFETDSEERNVLDWIKLFNYEENTLQFNGQKASVIGFVYFDESLGEDQFFVSRFVVSCCAADGFAIAMAAEWDDAAALEQDSWVLVKGMIESITLNGRAVPMIAAESVQAVPVPNQPYLFP, from the coding sequence ATGCAAACGAGAATGTATCGCTCCTTTCAAGGACTGCTGCTGCTGGGGTTGTGCATCTTCTTCGCGTCCAAAGCCGCCAACGGACAACTGACCTGGTATATCAACAGCCGTTTCATTCCGCTGACGATTTTCGGGATCGTCTTCCTGGCGGTGCTGGCGCACACCATCTTTGCCGAGGTCAAACGCTCCCGCCGGCAGGATGACGCGCATGAGCATGACCATGCGCCCGCCCCTGTGAGTTTATGGTTCATGCTGGTGCCGTTGTTGATCGGCGTTCTCATCCCTGCACGCCCGCTGGACTCGTCCGCCTTCGCCACAAAGGGATTCAATACCAATTCGCCCCTGGTCAGCGCGGATTCCTCGGCGCTGATCTTTGAAACAGATTCCGAAGAGCGCAATGTTCTGGATTGGATCAAACTCTTTAATTATGAGGAAAACACCCTGCAATTCAACGGACAGAAGGCGTCCGTGATCGGTTTCGTTTACTTCGATGAAAGCCTGGGGGAGGATCAATTCTTCGTCAGCCGCTTTGTGGTCTCCTGCTGTGCGGCGGACGGCTTTGCGATCGCCATGGCGGCGGAATGGGATGATGCCGCTGCGCTCGAACAGGATTCATGGGTGCTGGTGAAAGGCATGATCGAATCGATTACGCTCAATGGCCGTGCCGTGCCGATGATCGCGGCCGAGTCTGTGCAGGCGGTCCCCGTCCCCAACCAGCCCTATCTCTTTCCATGA